From the Lactuca sativa cultivar Salinas chromosome 9, Lsat_Salinas_v11, whole genome shotgun sequence genome, the window ttatgacgactgactaattgaacaaatcaaattagccctagcccggccgagcatttacgtttgtcatcactaaaccatcgaggggcccaaagatatcgcttttatcctactttgaataaaaggaatggataaactttgatacaatgcttgcttgtactcacgcaccgaatcacacacaacaatatgttttataacaccaagttactagtgcgtttacatattatcaatgtgcaaccgatttgcaagatacaactcacacatctcgatttcaagaatataagatgttatcgtctcaccaatcactcgtgatacaattcatggagtgatccaagtgagcttgggtttaatccaatgctcaaatcatattcataagcactcatgaacgttgcagcaaacatttgcttatgtctaatactcttttagacaatccacacaccaattcatgacagtcttcattcatatctacttccaacatatgaacgactgtggcccgttcgaataattcgattaatcttaataaactcaattattctggaagtcaaaacatgcaaagtgaaacacaagaataatactaatcccatatggcctcgaacttttgagtataaataaaacaccttttatttatcaccatatcgattactcattatttgtcgtttcgggtaatcaacttcttacttgaattattacacttgtcccatgctcttagcatgcacacaaagtttacctatggttcttacttttgtggagtagatcaaattgaacacatttccaatcattctcatttcacaactccaaaccctagagtgtaacatgcttagatctacttggattcacgtaaagtttgccactttacgtgatggatggattgtagaagggtagatctatggtttagagcttctgcatggcttggaaagcctctgtatggtttcagatctaagggtactcggcgagtcacaagggtgtactcggcgagttgcttgaagataggctggaactcgacgagttggaagaacaactcgacgagcctgttgaagatagccttggactcggcgagtctgttcttggactcggcgagtctggtcgtgaggccctaacctttcttctggtagagctatgaatcggtgagtcaagggatgactcggtgagtcgagtgtgatAGGACTCAGGGTtgcggaactcggcgagtctcggggtgactcggcgagtttagtcgcagattggggaagttctgtgcatggggactcgacgagtcatcgggttgactcggcgagtagagtcagtcaggggatgactttgactttgactttgaccaagggttgaccagttgatttccaggggcattttggtaattgttggcttttgttttgggttcagtgttttggtgttgaGCAGTGGTGAAGATCgcatcagtggtcggagcagcttgggttatcggTTCAGccgacagttgcgaggtgagttatcctcactatatcaacaaggtctaaggcatcaaggccgaccctttatcggattgtgatccgggtatcattgttatgttattgctttgctatgtttgcatcctggtagttaggatggtattatgttaaagacatggttaaggtcggtatcctggtatataggatgatgctatgctagtgaccggttaggtcgatatcctggttaggataatgttatgatatgtgatctgctagatcggcttgattgaatgtgaattgttatatgattgaatgtttatgtgcacatggttgttggactggggttgggttgaggcgggtcctgctttgtgctgtaggccaacatacccagggcggaccggttgtcccgaaggcccaacgagcggtccggataggctgtaggccccaagagggcggaccagacgtgccgaggctcggtgagtggaccaggccgactgaaggcccagtgcgggcggaccagtcacactgtagactcggagagtggaccaagtggattgaaggcccggtgcggacggaccaatcacactgtagactcgatgtatatggttagactcggagggtgggccatgtggactgaaggccggtgcggcggaccagtcacacagtagaaccgaagtgcatggttgttttgtgttctgttatgatatggcatgttgtgcgtgtatgatatatgtggttggtattttgggggtatctcactaagctttcgggcttacagttgtggtttaatgtttttcaggttcttcaggagaccgtggcaaggcaaaggcgtgatcgtaccgctcctcatgattatgttttatgatgtggttctgggaagactctgataatagttgtattgaaaacctttttgtaacaactttATGAAatggggttgtttttgaaaagtttaaattggttgaaatttttagagcgttacagtaTATATGATAATGGcataatgctatgttagtgatcggttaggtcggtatcctagttataggatgttgctatgatttgtgatatgttggatcggtttgactgttatatatgctagtgtatgatatttatgtacacatgtttgtttgatttggggttgggttgaggcggtcctgctttgtgctgaaggccaacatacccagggtggaccggataGACTACAGACTCGGGAGGGCGTACTAGTCAGGTTGAAGGCCCGACGAGTGGTCCgtataggctgaaggccctgcgaggcggtccagacgtgccgaaggctcatAGAGCGGtacagataggctgaaggccctgcaaAGCGGTCCAGTCAGGGTGAAGGCTTATTATACATGATGTTTGTTtacatgatatgattatgattgtatgacGTTGGTATTTTGCAGGAActactaagctttgggcttacaattgttgattttgtttcaggtacttttgatgatcgcgggaaggcgaaggcgtgatcgtacacctccttatgttttcatgatttgattatgggatactctgacactaaaatattttgaaaacaagttttgtaataattgTTGGTTTTTGAATGTTTTAAAGGTTTAAATTTGACatatttttatgggtgttacatggaCCATGCAAGAGGTTTTCGTCATTCATGTTGATATCGTTTCACTAACACTacttcaaatttagtcaaggaaatgaTATTCTATGCACCCCAAGCTACAATAATAAAACGAAATAACATAAAAGGGTAAAACGTACTCCAAAGGATGTTCGTGTAACAACTGCGATCGTAAAATATACTTACCAACAAATGTTTATTGATCACTTATTTGCAACACAATCATTTTCTCAATTGATGATCCACATGCACAAacaaatatgatgttcttcaatcATTTTCCATCATGAAAGGGACAACATACGACAACAAGAATTAAGTATAAAAATATCGGGAGACGTTTGTCTTACTTTCGCGAACCACCAATGTATTTTTCACGACACTCATAACCGTTTTGTTAAATCTAATAAAATAACACTTACCATCGGATACAATTTTAGTGAAGATCAATCCATAATCCATATTGAATAAAATAGAATGTTTGTTAAATGCGTTCTATTTTAAACCTAAAAATTCCAAAGAAAAAACATGAATTAAAACTATAACCTTCCAGAactaattattataattttaaatcaTAATAAACAATTTTAACAACTATTTCAAACGTctagttataatttttttttaaaggatTTTCATCATATTCGTGGTTTGTACGAACATCTTCACGGGTATCAAAATAATAATTGTTGGTTGGTTTTACGCATGGCATGAATCAGTCCCACTGGTCTTACAGTTTCCCCCGAGTTGTAAAGATGTAAGAAGTAAGGTCAGTAGTCTTTTTACTGCACATATAGCCCTTGAAAGATGGGTGAAATTGATCCCACCACCGCCCAAGATGGGTCAAATTGCTCGTGGATCGGCAAAAGGATCTTTACTTAACATATCCGTACTGACTACCGATTCTCTCTCTCATCCGCCCCCCCTCGTTGCCTTTCTCTGAAGTCTGACCCTCTTCCTATAAACAAATCGGAACTTTAAATCGGCTTTCCTTTCTCGTCAACTACTTGTTCCCCATCTCAATTTTATATTCACCCGACAAACCAAACGGATAATCCTTTTAGTATTTCACAATCGACTTATTTGAAAGTAGTCCAGAAAGATTGTGTTTTTATTGAATATTGATGGCGGCGAGTGCAAACCCTTCTGCAAACAACAACGGGTCAACCAGCAATGGAAATGGCGCCACCACCGCCAATAACAGCGGTGGTGGCGCCGCCGTGCAGGAGAATTCGGTGGTGGGTCCTACTCAATCTGCCTTAAGGCACAACCCTGGTCTCGCGGTTGAATGGGCTCCGGATGAACAGTCCCTTTTGGAAGAGCTGCTCACTAAGTATGTAATTCTTTATTATGTTAATCGTTGCTAGAATTGGAGATTTTAGGGGTTAATTATTGTTCATATGCTTTGATGGTATGATAATTTTTGGGGGTTTTCTGTTTTTTCGTGTGATTATCAACTGGGGATATTCGTTGTTGCTTTGTTTATCGTGTTAGATCTCGAAGTGTCTGGTTTTGTAGAATCATTTGCTTGGCGACTTGATGATTGCTTTGATATTTGTAGGGTCTTGGGATTTGCATGCTTTGTTTCTAAAATTTGGTTCAAGCGATTTTATTATGTTTCGATAATTCTGCTGAATCTTGGAGGAAATTATTAGATTGTCAGGGTCCCCTCACCCAAACAACTCAACCACCCCCATAGCTCCTACGTAGAGCTCAACAAACCTAGATTTATGAATACTATGCAGTTACATCTTGACTTAATAGGCTTAACAGTACCTGACTTAATCCTGCAAGCTGTATTCAATGTTATTTTCTGACTTAAAGCAGAGAAAACCGTTGAAAGGAGGCTTTCCCCATTAAGTCCTAACTTTATTCAAATCCTTCTTTTGTGCTTGATCTTATTGTCATATGATGATTTCTCTGTTCATAAATCACCAAGATTTACCTTAAGCTTGAAAATTTTGATTACACGaaagaaaaaaacatgaaatGCTAGAAAGAAGAGGAATATATGAATGATCTATTGATATCTTTTGTCTAAGTAGTATCTCTACTTGTTATGTTATTTTCATTTGTTACAAACATTCATATTGTATGTGAGTTTTGCAGATATGCCTCAGATAGTAGTTTATTGCGTTATGCAAAGATAGCAAAGAAGTTGCAAGATAAAACAGTTCGGGATGTGGCGCTTCGTTGTAGATGGATGTCGGTATGATCGTATTATTCCTCTAATCATGTGGATTTTTTCTACAACACTCTTTTCttcaataattcaaaaaaaaaaaaaaatcagatctGAATTTGAGTAAGCAAGTCCTAACCAGCTAAATaattgtggggggggggggtttcttTTTCTTTCAAATGCATTTCATACATACGAGCTAATGTTGTCGCTCAATTATGTTTTGTACTTAATGGCTAAAGGAATCACAATATACTTTTGGTTACATCAACTTGTGATTCAGGACACTCTTTTGGCATTTATAGATTATTCCAAAGTAGTTGTGTATGCTAAAAGAGAAACACAGATAAATTAGTTAAATGGTAGCATAAATCCTTTATGCATCATAAATACTGAATCATATATAATAGTTTTTTAATCTTTAAGGCAAGAATAGTACGAAATAGAGGCCATGTTCCATTGTCTTGGTTATTATACATTGCTTTATTGACTGCATCAACTCTTgcttatgtgtttttttttttttttttttttttttttttttttttccagaaaaaGGAAAATGGCAAGAGAAGAAAAGAGGACAATAATTCGTCGaggaaaaataaagataaaaaggTATATTTTATGGATTCGTGAGTCATCCGTTTTGTTTATGGTGGTAATGATGATTTTTATTGTTTGATCTTGTTTATTTGAGTTTACGTCCTTATTTTATGTATATAGTTAAGATTTGTTTATTGCATGATTCATTAAAGTAAAGATAGAAGTGCGAAGtgtaattaattattatttattggGTTTTGTGTTTGTATGTTTTAGGAAAAAGTAACAGAGAATTTGGTAAAGTCATCTTCTCATACTACAAACCGTCCTAATGGCCCTCCTTATGCCCAATCAGCAGTTTCTATGGACAGTGATGATGGTATC encodes:
- the LOC111908459 gene encoding uncharacterized protein LOC111908459, producing the protein MAASANPSANNNGSTSNGNGATTANNSGGGAAVQENSVVGPTQSALRHNPGLAVEWAPDEQSLLEELLTKYASDSSLLRYAKIAKKLQDKTVRDVALRCRWMSKKENGKRRKEDNNSSRKNKDKKEKVTENLVKSSSHTTNRPNGPPYAQSAVSMDSDDGISYKAIGGTAGQLLEQNAQALDQISANFAAFKVHENINLFCQARNNIVAILNDLNDMPEIMKQMPPLPVKINEELTNSMLPHASLQKKS